A portion of the Thermosulfurimonas sp. F29 genome contains these proteins:
- a CDS encoding type IV pilus twitching motility protein PilT: MGLFEEIVRSFLAHEGGSDIHISPGNPIAFRLNGRITPWDKGIAPTEEQTRAIKGEIWKMLPFQLREYHDRRVAEKGHTGVSVETGGVRFRVNVARLGEGYHIVLRVLPVDPPRITDLGFNEKTEKALRWIAGRRAGFFLVVGATGSGKSTTLAALIRTIAESREVHIITLEDPIEYRFRSDRALIVQKELGRDFPRFAEGLHSALREDPDVILVGEIRDRESLDLALKASETGHLVFGTLHTQDAVTTINRMAAMVDNPVFLRDRLAQTFLGVIAQTLYVDRKGRKRVCWEILVANQAVRAMIREGNDLQVKSVLDTLPMSQSFATTVREHFEAGWMDRETAERIAPDAFKGEGEGGFVSAARARGGGDVERMVTAAAVAGVLKL; the protein is encoded by the coding sequence ATGGGGCTCTTCGAGGAAATTGTGCGCTCCTTTCTGGCCCATGAAGGGGGATCGGACATACACATCTCGCCGGGCAACCCGATCGCATTCCGTCTGAACGGACGCATTACGCCGTGGGATAAGGGCATTGCGCCCACGGAGGAACAAACCCGTGCGATCAAGGGTGAGATCTGGAAGATGCTTCCCTTTCAGCTCAGGGAGTATCACGACCGTCGTGTGGCGGAAAAGGGCCACACGGGAGTGTCCGTTGAGACCGGAGGTGTTCGGTTTAGGGTCAATGTTGCGAGACTGGGGGAGGGCTACCACATCGTATTGCGAGTTCTCCCGGTAGATCCGCCGCGCATTACGGATCTCGGGTTCAACGAAAAAACCGAGAAGGCTCTGCGGTGGATAGCGGGCCGCCGGGCGGGGTTTTTTCTCGTGGTGGGCGCCACGGGTTCGGGCAAGTCCACCACGCTTGCGGCCCTGATTCGCACCATAGCGGAGTCCCGGGAGGTGCACATCATCACTCTGGAGGATCCCATCGAGTACCGTTTTCGGTCCGATCGGGCCCTCATCGTGCAGAAGGAGCTGGGGCGGGATTTTCCCCGGTTCGCCGAAGGGTTGCATTCGGCCTTGCGGGAAGATCCTGATGTGATCTTGGTGGGCGAGATTCGGGATCGGGAGTCGCTCGATCTGGCTTTGAAGGCTTCCGAGACCGGACATCTCGTTTTTGGCACGCTTCACACGCAGGATGCGGTCACCACCATCAACCGCATGGCGGCCATGGTGGACAATCCGGTTTTCCTGCGGGACCGTTTGGCGCAGACTTTCCTCGGAGTAATTGCCCAGACTCTTTATGTGGACCGCAAGGGCAGGAAGAGAGTTTGCTGGGAAATACTGGTAGCCAACCAGGCTGTGCGGGCCATGATTCGAGAGGGCAATGATCTTCAGGTGAAGAGTGTTCTCGACACCTTACCCATGTCGCAGTCCTTCGCCACCACCGTACGAGAGCACTTCGAGGCCGGGTGGATGGACCGGGAAACCGCCGAGCGCATCGCCCCTGACGCTTTTAAGGGCGAAGGGGAGGGAGGGTTTGTTTCCGCGGCTCGAGCGCGCGGCGGAGGTGATGTGGAGCGCATGGTGACCGCGGCCGCCGTGGCGGGCGTCCTCAAACTCTGA